Proteins from a genomic interval of Quercus lobata isolate SW786 chromosome 11, ValleyOak3.0 Primary Assembly, whole genome shotgun sequence:
- the LOC115968563 gene encoding pentatricopeptide repeat-containing protein At2g15690, mitochondrial-like, producing MASVMALRRARTLNFSSSFFKVRPLYPSHFIFNHNNNNNNNTTKTLTKTLSTSAIPNEYNQIPHSPPQPQPQPQQQQWNPQNQGWNSQNPNQWAPQNQGWNSQTQTQSQNQNYSHGGYPNQGQSYPNRGYPNQGGQNYPNRGYPNQGGQNYPNRGLNPDQFNTQSPSFQQPRSPNQWNNQNKGYPHPQNVNRGQAVEVQAPVDSPPPPSVSDVLMLCDSGKVKEALELMEKGVKADWNCFYKLLERVKVSKSYEDAKKVHDFFLQSTFRGDLSLNHMVIEMYSSCESMTDARRVFDHMPNRSMDTWLLMLNAYADNGLGDDGLQLFEQMRELGMKPTGDTFLAVFSACASVDAVEEAFLHFESMKSEYGIEPGFEHYMGLLGVLGKCGHLNEAEDFIEKLPFERTVEVWDALRNYARIHGNVDLEDHAEELMVSLDPSKAVANKIPTPPPRKYTAVSMLDGKNRISEFRNPTLYKDDEKLKAAGMKEGGYVPDTRYVLHDIDQEAKEQALLYHSERLAIAYGLISTPARTPLRIIKNLRICGDCHNAIKIMSKIVGRELIIRDNKRFHHFKEGKCSCGDYW from the coding sequence ATGGCGTCGGTCATGGCATTACGACGCGCACGAACCCTAAACTTCTCATCCTCCTTCTTCAAAGTACGACCTTTAtacccttctcatttcattttcaatcacaacaacaacaacaacaacaacaccactAAAACCCTAACTAAAACCCTAAGCACCTCAGCAATCCCAAATGAGTATAATCAAATACCCCAttcaccaccacaaccacaaccacaaccacaacaacaacaatggaaCCCACAAAATCAGGGCTGGAATTCACAAAACCCTAATCAGTGGGCCCCACAAAACCAAGGATGGAACTCACAAACACAGACACAGAGTCAGAACCAGAACTATTCACATGGTGGGTATCCTAATCAGGGTCAGAGCTATCCCAATCGTGGATATCCCAATCAGGGCGGTCAGAACTATCCCAATCGTGGTTATCCCAATCAGGGTGGTCAGAACTATCCCAACCGGGGATTGAACCCTGACCAGTTCAACACTCAGAGCCCGAGTTTTCAACAACCCAGATCACCAAACCAGTGGAACAATCAAAATAAGGGATACCCACATCCCCAAAACGTTAATAGAGGCCAGGCTGTTGAGGTTCAAGCCCCGGTTGATTCTCCACCACCGCCTTCGGTTAGTGATGTACTGATGCTTTGCGATTCGGGGAAGGTTAAGGAAGCTCTTGAATTGATGGAGAAAGGGGTTAAAGCTGATTGGAATTGCTTCTATAAGTTGTTAGAAAGAGTTAAGGTGTCCAAGTCGTATGAGGATGCGAAAAAGGTTCATGATTTCTTTCTGCAGTCCACGTTTCGGGGTGACCTTAGTTTGAACCATATGGTGATTGAAATGTATAGCAGTTGTGAGTCGATGACTGATGCACGTAGGGTGTTTGATCATATGCCTAATAGGAGTATGGACACTTGGCTTTTAATGCTTAATGCATATGCGGATAACGGGTTGGGTGATGATGGGTTGCAGTTGTTTGAGCAGATGAGGGAGCTGGGGATGAAACCCACTGGGGATACTTTTCTTGCGGTGTTTTCGGCTTGTGCTAGTGTAGATGCTGTGGAAGAAGCATTTTTACACTTTGAGTCAATGAAGAGTGAGTATGGAATTGAGCCAGGGTTTGAGCATTATATGGGGCTTCTAGGTGTGCTTGGGAAGTGTGGCCATCTTAATGAAGCAGAGGATTTTATAGAGAAACTGCCTTTTGAGCGCACTGTGGAGGTTTGGGATGCATTGAGAAATTATGCTCGGATTCATGGAAATGTTGATCTTGAAGACCATGCTGAGGAGTTAATGGTTTCTCTTGACCCGTCGAAGGCTGTTGCTAATAAGATCCCTACCCCACCTCCTAGAAAGTATACTGCAGTCAGCATGCTTGATGGGAAGAACAGGATCAGTGAGTTCAGAAACCCAACTCTCTACAAGGATGATGAAAAGCTGAAGGCCGCTGGGATGAAAGAAGGTGGTTATGTGCCGGACACAAGATATGTTCTGCATGACATTGATCAGGAGGCCAAGGAGCAGGCCTTGCTCTATCATAGTGAGCGTTTGGCAATTGCGTATGGTCTGATTAGTACTCCAGCGAGAACACCTCTTAGGATCATCAAGAACCTTCGTATCTGTGGTGACTGTCACAATGCCATCAAGATCATGTCTAAGATTGTTGGGAGGGAATTAATTATTAGAGACAACAAACGGTTTCATCATTTCAAGGAAGGAAAATGCTCTTGTGGGGATTATTGGTGA